The nucleotide window AGCGCCGCTGACCCATCTGCTGCGCAATGCCGTGGACCATGGCATCGAAACCCCGGAACAACGGCTGCTGGCCGGCAAGCCCGCCGAAGGCCTGATCCGCTTGCGCGCCTCCCATCAGGCCGGTCTGCTGGTGCTGGAGCTGGCGGACGATGGCGCGGGCGTCGACCTTGAGCGCGTGCGGCGCAGTGTCGTCGAGCGCGGGCTGTCTCCCGAACAGACCGCCGCCAGCCTGAGTGAAGAGGAGCTGCTGACGTTCCTGTTCCTGCCCGGCTTCAGCCTGCGGGACAAGGTCACCGAAGTGTCCGGGCGCGGGGTCGGCCTGGATGCGGTCCAGCACATGGTCCGGCAATTGCGCGGCGCGGTGGTATTGGAGCAGGTGGCGGGCGAAGGCAGCCGTTTCCACCTCGAGGTGCCACTGACGCTTTCGGTGGTGCGCAGTCTGGTGGTGGCGGTTGGTGATGAAGCCTATGCCTTTCCCCTGGCTCATATCGAACGCATGTGCGACCTGGCGCCGGAAGACATCGTGCAGGTCGAGGGGCGACAGCACTTCTGGCACGAAGGCCGGCACGTTGGGCTGGTCGCGGCCAGCCAGTTGCTCAATCGCCCGGCAACGCAGGACAGCGGCCAACACCTCAAGGTGGTGGTTATCCGCGAGCGCGAAGCGATCTACGGCGTGGCGGTGGAGCGTTTCATCGGCGAAAGGACCCTGGTGGTCCTGCCGCTGGACGAGCGCCTGGGCAAGGTCCAGGACATTTCCGCGGGGGCCTTGCTGGACGATGGCTCGGTGGTGTTGATCGTCGATGTCGAAGACCTGCTGCGTTCGGTGGACAAGCTGCTCGATACCGGACGCCTGGAGCGCATCGCCCGCCAGAATCAGGCCCAGGCACCGCGCAAGCGGATCCTGGTGGTGGATGATTCGCTGACCGTGCGTGAGTTGCAACGCAAGCTGTTGCAGGGGCGCGGCTACGACGTGGCCGTGGCGGTGGATGGCATGGATGGTTGGAACGCGTTGCGTTCGGAGGATTTCGACTTGTTGATCACCGACATCGACATGCCGCGCATGGACGGTATCGAACTGGTGTCGCTGTTGCGCCGCGACAATCGCTTGCAGTCGCTGCCGGTGATGGTGGTGTCCTACAAGGACCGTGAAGAAGATCGCCGCCGTGGCCTGGACGCCGGAGCCGACTATTATCTGGCGAAGGCGAGTTTCCATGACGACGCCTTGCTCGATGCCGTGGTCGAACTCATCGGAGGCGCTCGCGCTTGAAAATTGCCATCGTCAATGACATGCCCCTGGCAGTCGAGGCCCTGCGCCGCGCACTGGCGTTCGAGCCGGCGCATCAGGTGGCCTGGGTTGCCGCAAACGGGGCAGAGGCGGTGCAGCGTTGCGCTGAACATACCCCGGACCTGATCCTGATGGACCTGTTCATGCCGGTCATGGATGGTGTGGAGGCCACCCGACGGATCATGACCGAAACACCCTGCGCCATCGTGATCGTCACCGGTGACAGCCAGCAGAACGTCCACCGGGTATTCGAAGCCATGGGCCATGGCGCACTGGACGTGGTCGACACGCCGGCCTTGGGTGTGGGTAATCCCGAAGATGCGGCGGCACCGTTGCTGCGCAAGATCACCAACATCGGCTGGCTGATCGGCGAGCGTGCCAATCGTGCACGAGGCACACCGACTGCGCCGCGTCCCGCCGCGTCCCGTAAAGGCCTGGTGGCCATCGGCTCTTCGGCCGGCGGGCCGGCCGCGCTGGAGGTTTTGCTCAAGGGCCTGCCGCTGCACTTCGCCCCGGCCATCGTACTGGTCCAGCATGTGGATGAGGTGTTTGCCGCTGGCATGGCCGAATGGCTGAGCAGTGCGTCGGGCCACAAGGTTCGCCTGGCACGACACGGCGAACCGCCACAAAGTGGCACGGTGTTGCTCGCCGGCACCAACCACCATTTGCGTCTGTTGAAGGACGGCACCCTGGCCTACACGGCCGAACCGGTGAACGAGATCTATCGGCCCTCCATCGACGTGTTCTTTGAAAGCGTCGCGAGTTTCTGGAATGGCGACGCAGTGGGTATTTTGCTCACCGGCATGGGCCGTGACGGGGCACAGGGGCTTAAACTCATGCGCGAGCAAGGCTATGTGACCATTGCCCAGGACCAGCAGAGCAGCGCGGTGTACGGCATGCCCAAGGCGGCGGCGGCCATTGATGCGGCTGCGCAGATTCTAGCGCTGAACAACATGGCGCCACGGTTGATAGAGATTTTTTCCAGATGACAACCCTCAGCAGTCCTGGCCAAAGCCGCACTCAGGTGAGCCACCATGAATGAATTACAGCTCGGCGATTACAAGAGCGATGAGAATGCCGCCATGGTCTTGCTTGTCGACGACCAGGCAATGATCGGCGAGGCGGTTCGGCGCGGGCTGTCGAATGAAGAGAATATCGATTTCCACTTCTGCTCCGACCCTCATCAGGCCATCGCCCATGCGATTCGCATCAAACCGACAGTTATTCTGCAGGACCTGGTGATGCCAGGCCTCGACGGCCTGAGCCTGGTGCGCGAATACCGTAACCATCCGGCCACCCGCGACATTCCGATCATCGTCCTGTCCACCAAGGAAGACCCGCTGGTCAAGAGCGCGGCGTTTGCCGCCGGAGCCAACGATTACCTGGTCAAGTTGCCGGACAACATCGAGCTGGTGGCGCGTATCCGCTATCACTCGCGGTCCTACACCATGCTGTTGCAGCGCGACGCGGCCTACCGTGCCCTGCGGGTCAGCCAGCAGCAACTGCTCGACACCAACCTGGTGCTGCAACGCTTGATGAACTCCGATGGCCTGACCGGGTTGTCCAATCGCCGGCACTTCGACGAATACCTGGAGCTGGAGTGGCGACGGGCGATGCGGGACCAGTCCCAGCTGTCGCTGTTGATGATCGACGTGGACTACTTCAAGTCCTACAACGACAACTTCGGCCACCTGGAAGGTGACGAAGCCCTGCGCAAGGTCGCCACGGCGATCCGTGAAGCCTGCAGCCGCCCGTCCGATCTGCCGGCCCGCTACGGCGGCGAGGAGTTTGCCTTGGTGCTGCCCGGCACCTCGCCCGGCGGCGCCCGGTTGATGGCCGAAAAACTGCGCCAGAGCGTGGTCGCCCTGAAAATCCCCCACACCGTACCCGAGGAGGGCGCGAGCCTGACTGTCAGCGTCGGTGTCTCGACCATCACCCCGCAACAGGGCGGCGACAGCCGGCAACTGATTTCAGCGGCGGACAAGGGGTTGTACATGGCCAAGCACAATGGGCGTAACCGGGTGGGCATCGAGTAAATCCCAAGGCAACAAAAAGGCTTTTTGTGGCGAGGGGATTTATCCCCGCTGGGGCGCGTAGCGGCCCTGAAATCCGACAGCTCGGTGCGCCTGGCAGATCGAGTTGGCTATTTTGGGGCTGCTGTGCAGCCCAACGGGGATAAATCCCCTCGCCACAGGTCTGTGTTGCCTGTGGGAGCTGCGTTGAATCTCATTACCTCCCAAGCCGCCAGGCGGGCTGCCGTCGGCGCTTGATTACGTTATACTCGCCGGCTTTCAAAAGTTCGCCAACGAGTGCTGCCCGCCATGGAAATCAACCCGATCCTTAACACCATCAAGGACCTGTCCGAGCGCTCCGAAACTATTCGGGGGTATCTTTGACTACGATCAAAAGCATGAGCGTCTGACCGAGGTCAACCGCGAGCTTGAAGATCCGAGTGTCTGGAACAACCCTTCGTACGCCCAGGAGCTGGGCCGCGAGCGTTCTGCGCTGGCGCAGATCGTCGAGACCCTGGATGAATTATCCAGCGGCCTGGCCGATTGCCGCGACCTGCTGGACATGGCTGTCGAAGAAAACGACGAAGGCGCGGTCGGCGATGTCGTCGCCGAGCTGACGCGTCTCGACGAGGCCCTGGCCAAGCTGGAATTCCGCCGCATGTTCAGCGGCGAGATGGACATGAACAACGCCTACCTGGACATCCAGGCCGGTTCCGGCGGCACTGAAGCCCAGGACTGGGCCAACATCCTGCTGCGCATGTACCTGCGCTGGGCCGACAAACGCGGTTTCGACGCGACCATCATGGAACTGTCGGCCGGTGAAGTCGCCGGGATCAAGGGCGCTACCGTGCACATCAAGGGCGAATACGCCTTTGGCTGGCTGCGTACCGAAATCGGCGTGCACCGCCTGGTGCGCAAGAGCCCGTTCGACTCCGGCAACCGTCGGCACACCTCGTTCTCGGCAGTGTTCGTATCGCCGGAAATCGATGACAACATCGAAATCGAGATCAACCCGGCGGACCTGCGCATCGACACCTACCGTTCTTCGGGTGCCGGTGGCCAGCACGTCAACACCACCGACTCGGCCGTACGGATCACCCACGTACCGACCAACACCGTGGTCAGTTGCCAGAACGAGCGTTCCCAGCACGCCAACAAAGACACCGCGATGAAGATGCTCCGCGCGCGCCTGTACGAGCAGGAAGTGCAGAAGCGCAACGCGGCGTCCCAGGCGCTGGAGGACACCAAGTCGGACATCGGCTGGGGTCACCAGATCCGCTCGTACGTGCTCGACGCTTCCCGCATCAAGGACCTGCGTACCAATATCGAACGCAGCGACTGCGACAAGGTGCTGGACGGCGACATCGACGAATACCTGGAAGCGAGCCTCAAACAAGGGCTGTAAC belongs to Pseudomonas sp. B21-028 and includes:
- the prfB gene encoding peptide chain release factor 2 (programmed frameshift), with product MEINPILNTIKDLSERSETIRGYLDYDQKHERLTEVNRELEDPSVWNNPSYAQELGRERSALAQIVETLDELSSGLADCRDLLDMAVEENDEGAVGDVVAELTRLDEALAKLEFRRMFSGEMDMNNAYLDIQAGSGGTEAQDWANILLRMYLRWADKRGFDATIMELSAGEVAGIKGATVHIKGEYAFGWLRTEIGVHRLVRKSPFDSGNRRHTSFSAVFVSPEIDDNIEIEINPADLRIDTYRSSGAGGQHVNTTDSAVRITHVPTNTVVSCQNERSQHANKDTAMKMLRARLYEQEVQKRNAASQALEDTKSDIGWGHQIRSYVLDASRIKDLRTNIERSDCDKVLDGDIDEYLEASLKQGL
- a CDS encoding chemotaxis response regulator protein-glutamate methylesterase, producing the protein MKIAIVNDMPLAVEALRRALAFEPAHQVAWVAANGAEAVQRCAEHTPDLILMDLFMPVMDGVEATRRIMTETPCAIVIVTGDSQQNVHRVFEAMGHGALDVVDTPALGVGNPEDAAAPLLRKITNIGWLIGERANRARGTPTAPRPAASRKGLVAIGSSAGGPAALEVLLKGLPLHFAPAIVLVQHVDEVFAAGMAEWLSSASGHKVRLARHGEPPQSGTVLLAGTNHHLRLLKDGTLAYTAEPVNEIYRPSIDVFFESVASFWNGDAVGILLTGMGRDGAQGLKLMREQGYVTIAQDQQSSAVYGMPKAAAAIDAAAQILALNNMAPRLIEIFSR
- a CDS encoding hybrid sensor histidine kinase/response regulator, which gives rise to MTPDQMRDASLLELFSLEAEAQTQVLSAGLLALERDPTQADSLESCMRAAHSLKGAARIVGVDAGVSVAHVMEDCLVSAQERRLVLGAEYIDALLQGTDLLTRIATPGNSVGAADVDGYVALMGRLLDPAATPAPVATPPKIEMPAEPAPVEPPEPVALAQAPSKGKRVAEGGERVLRVTAERLNSLLDLSSKSLVETQRLKPWLTTMQRLKRQQSNGLRALEELNVHLKDHALSLQAQEALGDARRLLAETQQLLAQKTAELDEFAWQASQRAQVLYDTALACRMRPFADVLSGQARMVRDLGRSLGKQVRLEIEGEKTQVDRDVLEKLEAPLTHLLRNAVDHGIETPEQRLLAGKPAEGLIRLRASHQAGLLVLELADDGAGVDLERVRRSVVERGLSPEQTAASLSEEELLTFLFLPGFSLRDKVTEVSGRGVGLDAVQHMVRQLRGAVVLEQVAGEGSRFHLEVPLTLSVVRSLVVAVGDEAYAFPLAHIERMCDLAPEDIVQVEGRQHFWHEGRHVGLVAASQLLNRPATQDSGQHLKVVVIREREAIYGVAVERFIGERTLVVLPLDERLGKVQDISAGALLDDGSVVLIVDVEDLLRSVDKLLDTGRLERIARQNQAQAPRKRILVVDDSLTVRELQRKLLQGRGYDVAVAVDGMDGWNALRSEDFDLLITDIDMPRMDGIELVSLLRRDNRLQSLPVMVVSYKDREEDRRRGLDAGADYYLAKASFHDDALLDAVVELIGGARA
- a CDS encoding PleD family two-component system response regulator produces the protein MNELQLGDYKSDENAAMVLLVDDQAMIGEAVRRGLSNEENIDFHFCSDPHQAIAHAIRIKPTVILQDLVMPGLDGLSLVREYRNHPATRDIPIIVLSTKEDPLVKSAAFAAGANDYLVKLPDNIELVARIRYHSRSYTMLLQRDAAYRALRVSQQQLLDTNLVLQRLMNSDGLTGLSNRRHFDEYLELEWRRAMRDQSQLSLLMIDVDYFKSYNDNFGHLEGDEALRKVATAIREACSRPSDLPARYGGEEFALVLPGTSPGGARLMAEKLRQSVVALKIPHTVPEEGASLTVSVGVSTITPQQGGDSRQLISAADKGLYMAKHNGRNRVGIE